The following is a genomic window from Bacillus sp. V2I10.
TCCCGGTCAAACACAGATCCGGACGAATGGCTTCTGAAAAAGGTAATCTTGAATCCAAGCGCCTGATCAAAAAAAACGATATGCTTCAGCTGCTCCGCTTTAAGACGATAGAGCCTGCAAATAGCGTCCCCGGTAATTTTGTTTGAATGCTTCACATGAAAATAATCATCGCTTTTGCTGAATAGAACATCCAGCGTGATTTCAAATGGACCGGAGTTTTTGCTTCTAAGCACCTTTGAGTATTCTCCTAAAGTTGTCATAGAACCTCCAATTGAAACGGCATCTCACCTTTTTTCAGTTTCATAAGATGATAGATTGAGAACTCATATACAGGTCCAAACTCAATATCGCTCGGAGCAAAAGGAAAGGCCAGATTCCCGGCTGTCGACTTTCTTCCTTCATAGCCGTAGTGCAAAAAAGTGGAGCGCAGCGTTGCACATATGCTGCTTGCTGCTTCTTGAGTATCTGCGACAACCTCAAATACAAGACCAATTTCATGACCTGAAAAGGGTTCACTCTCACTTTCTCCTAATACGGCATTTTTTCCATAGTGGTAAAAGTTGATTTGATAAGTATGTTCAGGGATATCCCTATAATGGCTTATTACTTCTTCTTTTACAGACGCTTCAATTCGTTCGATATTTTTAAGTAAAACCGGATCACGAACCCCTGCAAGGACAAATGTTCTGTATGCTTTCACTCTCGCTCCTTCAAGCTTCACTTGGTAACTCCTTTGAAGGAACATATTTGCTGCCTGATACTTCAATTAAACCCTCGCCTGCATTTTTAAACTCACACTGAGATAAATCCAATAAAAATCCCGGACCATGGAGCAGATAGGGATGATCTTTTTCATAAAAGGTATGAGCTGCCACACTTGTTGTACTGCATTTTCTGATTGGATTTATAGCCTGAACAGTAAATGAGTTTTCTTTAACTGTACCGAGAATACAATCCTTCGTCGTTCCAGGTTCAGCGCATAAGGCACCGCATTCTAATATTTTTCCTAAGTGATAGGAAAGGCCTGCATCCATGCCGTGAAAAATGCCAACAGCCGCAAATGGAGATGGATCAAACGCTCTCCCGCAAATAATAAGATCACACTCCTGATGAAGCGCTTCTAAAATGGGTTCATGTCCCATCTGGGCAACAATTGAATGAGTTTCAGTCAAAGAGAAATGAGTTAAATCGGGCACATTCGGACTCATTTTCTCCATTCTCCCCTCATTAAAGGCATGACTGATGTACGATTTATCAAAATCTGCCCAAATGACGCCAACTTTAGGCCTGGTTTTCTTATTTGACAGGACTTCTTCGATTATATCCAATGTCCATTCAACATGAGGTTTTGCACCAGCTCCTCCCGCTGAACCGACGATAAGAGGAATGTGAGTGTCCAAAGCAGCAGAAATGAGGATCTCCAGATCTTTTTTCGCAGCTCTCTTTGAAACGATGCCGACACCTGCCCCCAATTTATGCGGACCTGCATCAGTAGAACCGGCATCCACAACAATCGCATGAGGCTTCTTTTTCATGCCATTCTGAAAGCTCTCAAGCGGAAAACCGTATCCAAGAATGCCGCATGGTGACAAAATCCGGATTTCTTTGCTCATGCCATCCCCCTTGAAATTCAAATTTTTCATGCACTACCAAATATACGTAACCGGTTACATATTATTAGTAAAACCAGATTTTTATTGGTATGTCCAGGTTTTTTCAAAATTTTGTATTTCATTTAAATTTTTTTTAAGGAGACATTATGAATAAAGAAATACCCTCAGACTGCCCTGCTGATCCATAATGGCAAGGAGAATTTCATTTACTTTTTTTTGGTGAACGGTTTTAAGTTCAGTGATTAGCCATTCTTCATCCTTCCCAAAACGCTGAAGTTCTTTCTTATTTATGCTGCCTTCTCTTATGATGGTTACAGGAAGATCGAAGGGAGCCGGGGCTAAATTCAGATCAAGATTCGTAACGGTTTGATGATCCGCTTTTAAAAAACAGGAAACCCTGCCGTCTGATTCGAAAAGGGCTGCGGCAACTTTTTCAGGATCTTCAATCTGCTGTTTCCTAAGCTCCGAAAGCAAATCATCAATCGTTAATCTTGCTTTTTTCAAGTTTTTATAAGAGATCTTGCCATTTGTGATTAAAGGAAAAGCGGGCGGATCAAGAAATATGCGAAACGCATGCCACTTTAGACTGATAAATATGCCCGCCGCATACAAAATAATTAAAACGGTCATCGTGATCATTGAACCTTTTAGTCCAAGTTCTTCGTCAGAAAGCGGATGAGCTATGATATTGCCAATAATGAGTGCAATCACGAAATCAAGGAGCCGCAGCTGGGCAATCGATCTCTGGCCCATGACTTTAGCGGATAAGGCTAAAAAGAAAAAAGCAAAAACAGCTCTCAGAATCCATTGAATGGATGTAAGAGTTTCCTGACCATGAAAAAAATCCATTCTTTACACTCCCTAATACAGGTGATTAATCATTATTCTTCTCCTGAACAAAGATGTTTATGAGCCGCTTACAGAACAATTATCCCGGGGAAACACTTCCAAGCTGATGAACACAGGTCCTCCAACTTTTACACAGAAAATCATTGCCCGTTTCACACAAAATAAACATATCTCCTTATAGGGAGGAATGTTTGTGGAGACAGTCGACTACGACAAAGCATTATATTATACTCACCGATCACAGTGGGATAATCTTTTGATTTTGATGGTGCGAACAAAAGATGATATGCTCTCAAAACGGATTGAGCAGTTCCTGCACGCATACAACTTCGAAAACAATTACGGAGAAGTCGAAAAGAAATTATATTCACTCCTTCGCTATATCGATCACGCAGTAGAAACAGGACATGAGTTAGAGGATGCGGAGTATGCTTATTTGACATAGAAAAGCGGAACCGACTGGTTAGGCGGTGGAGCTAGACAATGGAACCGAATAAATAGCTCTGCTCAAATAAAAAAAATGGAGGGAATCCCCTCCATTTTACTTTTGTTTTTGTATATAAAATTCTACATACATCTTAAGTTCCTCGATTAACTGGGCAACTAGCACCGCTGAATCATCAAGAAGTTTTTTGTTTTCATAATCAAAACAGATCGGATCAAGGGCAAGCTGTTTTGGTATGGCATTTGCATAAACTCCTCTCATCACGGTTCTCATATTATTCAGAGCATTGATCCCGCCTTTTCCGCCGCCGGCAACTGCAATTAAGCCAACGGGCTTATGTGCAAAATGAGAACTGCCTAAATAATCAAGGGCATTTTTTAATGCGCCGCTCATGCCGCTGTGATATTCAGGTGATAATAAAATGACACCGTCAGCTGCTTTAACCTGGTTTTTCAATTCCTGAACTGCTTCAATCTTTTCCTGGTCTTCCTCTCCATTAAACATTGGAAGATTCAGAACACTTAAATCGATGTGCGCTGCTCCATATTTTTCAGCAATAAATGCTGATGCGAGGCGGGTTCTTCCTTTTTTTCTTGGACTTCCATTAATAACAAGCAATTTCATTTTCATTCTTCCTCTCTTATTTGTCCAAGCCATTCTTGACTGCATATAGGGCAGCTTGTGTGCGGTCAGAGAGTGACAGCTTGGATAAAATATTTGACACATGTGTTTTTACGGTCTTTTCTGTGATGTATAAAGAAGCGGCAATTTCTTTATTGCTTTTTCCTTTTGCAATTTCCTTTAATACATCATTCTCCCGATTCGTAAGCGGTGTCAATAGCTTTTCATCTTTTTGATTCGTTTGCATCAAATGGGACATCACATGGGATGTGACTTTGGGATGAAGCTTGCTTTCACCTTTCAGTACTTCTCTGATCGTATGAACTAGTTCATCCGGTTCGACATCCTTGAGCTGATAGCCGGATGCTCCGGCTTGAATGGCTGGGATCACATGGTCCTGATCGGCGTAGCTCGTCAAAATAATGATTTTTATCTGTTCGTTGAATGTGCGGATTTCCTTTGTGGCATCTACTCCGTTCATGATGGGCATGGAGAGGTCCATTAATATCACGTCAGGCAGCAGCGTGCGTACCATCTTTACAGCCTCTTCCCCATCTTCAGCTTCTCCGACAATCTCAATATCCTTTTGGGTAGAGAGAAAGAAATGCAGCCCTCTTCGGACCACTTTGTGATCGTCAGCAATTAAAAGGCGAATTCCCATGATCATGCCCCCTTAAATTGGTATTTTCACTTCTATTTCCGTGCCTCTATTAATTCCGGCGGTTATTTGAAATGTGCCGTTTAATTTTTGGACGCGATTTTTCATTCCCTGAAGCCCCATTGAAGGCAGCGGCAATTTTTCATTGTAAGAAAAACCTGCTCCCTGGTCTTTAATTGTCATGATTACCTCATTTTTCGAACGGTGTATGCGAATGGAAGCAGTTTTTATTTGTGCATGCTTTTTACAATTATTTAACGCTTCCTGACCAATTCTCCACAAGGCTTCCTCTGCATCACATGGGAGAGTTTGAACACCCTGAATATCCGTTTCAAGTTCCAGGCCCAATACTTTCGCGTAATTCATCAGCGCTGATGCAATCCCATTTTCCAGCCCTTGAGGTCTAAGCTGCCAGATTAAAGCCCTCATTTCTGAAAGAGCCTTCTGTGAGAGATCTTGAACATATGACAGCATCTCTTTCATCTGTTGATCTTCTGTCATTTCCTTTGAACCTCTTGCTGTCAGCATAATTGAAAAGAGAAGCTGATTGACGGAATCATGCAAATCCTGCGCCAGCCTGTTCCGCTCCGCAATTAGAGCAAGATGCTGTTCGTTTTCAACAAGCTTCATCCGTTTCATCGCAGTTCCTATTTGTAAAGCAACAGCTTCGAGCAAGGCAAGCTCTTCGGTCGAGAAATGAGTTTTATTTGGAGAAGCAACATTTAATAATCCGATTTTTTCATTCCCCGTTCTAAGCGGAACGGTAGCATGATGGGTAATTTCATTCGTTTCGCCCCATTCAAATTGCTCTGCGTCTTCTAAACGTTTGCAGTTTATGATATTTGCAGCCTTGTTTAAACGGCCGTCCGCAAATTTATCGATGCACCAGCAATCCCCACTGCACATTGCTTTTTTATGTTCTGTTTCAAGTGCAGGCGGAAGCTTCTGGTCCGCAGCTAATCGATATTGTTTATCTGAATCAATAAGAAAGATCCAGCCTGTTTCGAGTCCTGTTACGTGAAGAAGCTTCTTAAGAACGTCATCAAGCATTTGTTCGAGATCATTTGACTGATTCAGTGTTTCAGCGATTGTCTTTAGCGTCTGCAGTTCCAAAATGCGTTTTTCATCGTTTGACATATCTTTCTCCTTCACAGTGTTTATATTGATAGTATATCAGCGTTTCCCCTTTTGCTGCCTTCTTAATGTGACTGATTTTTTCTCAGACTTTTGATGGAAATCCCAAAATAAAAGAAATTCTTAAATATTAAAAAAACTTGTAAATTTGAAATTTACAAGTTTTTTTAATATCTAAATGTTTATCCAGTTTTTATGAGCCTCTTTAATTTTATCCCAACAAAGCTGATCCGTATTTTCTACTTGGTAATCGGCTTTATGCAGGGAGCTGCCTACTCCAACTGCAAACATTTCGCTTGCTTTGATAGCTTCAATTCCAGCCGCAGCATCTTCAATGCCAATTGACCGTTGTTGCAGCTCTAAGCCTCTAATGGATTGCAGGTCCGGAAAGAATGGGTAATTGATAGTGGATACACAGTCGAAAGTGCATCTGAATCGATTAAAGGATTATTCGACAGTCAGGAACGGCCATCTGCTGTTTTTGCAACAGATGATTTAAAAGTGATGAGTATATTTAGATCAGCTGCACAATATGGTGTATCTATTCCAGATGAGCTATCAATCGTAGACTACAGTAATTCGAACTTTTCACCATTTTTGTCTCCAGCATTGACTAGTTCCTCAGCAAGTTCCTTAGCTGTTTGAAAAATTTCATCTGAGCTTCCAACTAAAGCAAGATTCATGCCCTGGTTTGAAAGCTGAAAGGCAATTTCCTTTCTGATGCCTCTTGATGCACCCGTTACGATTGCCGTCTGATTCTTCAACATGATAAAACCTCTTTTTAATTAAAACAGCTGAAAAAGGCCATCTCCTTTTCCAGCTGCATTTTTTAAAATAGCTTCCTTATTAGATCAATTCGTTTACTTTTTTCATAAGGGCAGAAGTAAGAGCTTCAAGCTTTTGTTCGCTGTCCGCAAGTGTTTCTCCTGTTACACCGAAGTAGAATTTCGCTTTCGGCTCCGTTCCGGATGGACGCAGGCAGAACCATGATCCGTCTTCTAAATAGTACTTAAGAACGTTAGACGACGGCAGCGTGATCTCTTCTGTCGTTTTAGCTTCTGCGTTGAAGCGGGTTCCTGCTTTATAATCTTCAATCGTCACAACTTTTTTATCTCCCATCGTCTGAGGAGGATTGCTGCGGAATGAAGTTAAAATGCTTTGAATCTGTTCAGCTCCATCTTTCCCTTTAAGTGTCAATGACTCAAGTCCTTCACGGTAATAGCCGTATTGTTCAAAAATTTCGAGTAAGCCTTCATAAAGCGTCTTGCCTTGTTTTTTATAATAAGCTGCCACTTCAACAGCTAAGATTGCTGCTTGTACAGCATCTTTATCACGTGCAAAGTCCCCAATCAAATAGCCGTAGCTTTCTTCATAGCCAAATTGGAAAGTATATTGGCCTGTGCGCTCGTATTCATTGATTTTTTCACCGATAAACTTAAAGCCTGTCAGTGTATCAATTGTATCTAAACCGAAGGACGCCGCTACATCCCTGCCGATTTCTGAAGTTACGATGGTTTTCAGAACAACTCCATTGGCAGGCAGGATGCCCTTTTCTTTTTTCTCGGATAATAAATAGTGAAGAAGAATGGCCCCAGTTTGATTGCCCGTCAAAACGACATATTCTCCTTCTAAATTTTTCACGGCGATTCCAAGGCGGTCTGCATCAGGATCTGTTGCAATCAATAAGTCCGCATTGGTTTTTTTGCCGTCACGGATGGCATACTCAAATGCTGCATGCTCCTCAGGGTTTGGAGACTTGACTGTGCTGAAGTTTGGATCAGGCAGCTCCTGCTCTGATACAACGGTTACATTTTTATAGCCAAGTGCATCAAGGCCGCGTCGAACAGGCTTATTTGCTGTACCATGAAGAGGAGTAAAAACAATATTCAAATCTACTTCTTCAGATAGCTGCGGATTCACAGAGATCGTTACAAGCTTGTCAGTATAAGCGGAATCAATTTCTTCTCCGATCATTTTAATAAGCCCTGCTGCTTTTAATTCTGCTTCATCCTTCACCTGGATGCTTAGTTCGTCTTCAATTTCGTTTACTTTGGCGATGACTTCATCTGCTTCTGCAGGAGGCAATTGTCCTCCGTCTTCGCCGTATACTTTATAGCCGTTATATTCAGGAGGATTATGGCTCGCTGTGACGACAATGCCGGAGAACGCGTTTAGATACCGTACAGCAAACGAAAGCTCAGGTGTCGGGCGCAGTTCTTCAAAGACATATGTTTGAATGCCATGGCTTGCAAGAGTTTTTGCAGCTTCCATTGCAAACTCCGGTGATTTATGGCGGGAATCATAAGCAATCGCCACTCCGCGTTTTTTCGCTTCTTCGCCGAAAGACTCAATATAAAGCGCCAGGCCTTCAGATGCTTTTCGGACAGTATACATGTTCATGCGGTTAATTCCAGGTCCTATTTCCCCGCGCATGCCGCCTGTTCCAAATTCTAAGTTTTTGTAAAAGCAATCCTCGCGCGCTTTATCGTTATTTTCTAAATCTGATAAAAGAAGTCTTAATTCTGAATCTAAATCTGTTTTGCTTTTCCAGCGCTGATAGCTTTTTTCAAAACTCATAATGTACCTCCAATAATTTTAGGGTTGTAAGTGTTATGTAATTATTTCTTCATTATTTAGACAATTCCTGCCTAAATTCGCATGTAAAAAATAGAAATCAGTCGATTCCAAGGCTTATTTTAACACATATTGGGGCTTGCTGATATTTTAATTTTGTTAAAAAAATTCAATTTTAAAAAAATAAAATCTAATGAAAAATGGCAGCCGATAGTGATTTTGCATCACTAACGGCTGCCGTATTCTCATAATCAGTTTGCTTTTCTTACCTCGTCTGGCACAACTGCATCGTGCAGATGAGTTTGAAGCTTATCAAAGTGCTGCTGCTTTTGCCGAGGACTCCACTTCAGTTTGTCAGCCATGTAATTTGTGACAGGCTCCTGATACGTTCTTGCCCAGTTAATATCAAAGTACACGGCACCAGTTCTTCTGACAAAGAAGTCGGAAGGAGTGGCTGTCATTTCTTCTGTCATCGCATAGTCAATCTCTGCGAGAATGTAAATAGGCAACCCGTATTTTTCAGCAAACGGTTTTAACGTCTCTGCTCTCTCAAACAGCGCATCTGCATTTGATCCATACCTTCTTGATAAATGCTTCGCCTGCATTTCTGTCAGTCCAAGGGACATGCCTTGTTCCGTTTTTGTTTTGACAAAAGTTTCAAGACTTGATGAACCGCCTACATGTCCGCCTGAGATCGGCATGTTTCTTGTTTTGCATGCTCCAAAATCCTTTAATCCTGCTTCTTTAAAATCTTTTACAATGTGGTCAATAATGTGCTCTGCCATTTTTCTGTAGCCTGTCAGTTTTCCGCCTGCAATGGTGATGAGTCCTGTTTCAGATGTCCAAATCTCATCCTTCCTTGATATTTCAGAAGGATCTTTGCCGTCTTCATGAATAAGCGGACGAATGCCGGCCCAGCTTGATTCAGCATCCTCAGCACGGATGGACAAGTCAGGGAACATATAGTTAATGGACTCAATCACGTAATCTCTGTCTTTCACTGTCATACGGGGATTTTTCGGATCTTCTTTGTAAACTGTATCTGTTGTGCCTACATAGGTTTTGCCGTCACGCGGGATCGCGAATACCATCCGTTTATCAGGCGTATCAAAGTAAATAGCCTGTTTCAGCGGGAATTTGCTTTGATCAAAGACAAGATGTATTCCCTTTGTCATCTGAAGAGATTTTCCATTTTTCGATTTATCCATTTCTCTCAGCTGATCGACCCAAGGGCCTGCAGCATTGATGATTTTCTTAGCGTACACATCATAAGTTTTTCCAGAAATCGTATCCACAATATGAACACCGATGACTTTTCCTTTTTCGTAAATAAACCCGCCCGCTTTTGCATAGTTAACTGCATCTGCACCGAAGCGAACAGCTTCTTTCATGACTTCAATTGTAAGTCTTGCGTCATCTGTCCGGTATTCTACATAGTATCCGCCGCCCTTTAGTCCTTGCTTTTTCACAAGCGGCTCTTTCGCAAGTGTTTCCTTGGCGCTTAGCATCTTTCTTCTTTCTCCGCGTTTAACAGCTGCAAGAAAATCATATACACGAAGACCGATCGATGTTGAAAAAGGTCCGAACGTTCCTCCCTTGTGCATGGGGAGAAGCATCCATTCAGGAGTTGTTACATGCGGTCCGTTTTCATACACAATGGCTCTTTCTTTCCCGACCTCTGCCACCATTTTGACTTCAAATTGCTTGAGGTAGCGGAGTCCGCCGTGAACAAGCTTTGTCGATCTGCTTGAAGTGCCTGCTGCAAAGTCCTGCATTTCAACAAGACCGATTTTCATTCCTCTTGAAGCAGCATCAAGCGCGATGCCGGACCCTGTGATTCCTCCGCCAATGACAAATACATCATACGTTTCCTGCGTCATTTTATTTAAGATATCTTGTCTTTTATCGCTTGAAAAAGCCATTTGATATTCCTCCTAATATTTTCCAGAAGGGATTAAAAAAGAGACCACAACAAGCTAGTGCAGCAATTAAATGCCTGCTCTAGTGTTGTGGCCTCTCCCAATCTCCAACCGTTCTATTAACTTGTTGTTAGTATATCATAAGATTTGTTTATTTAAAAGCCTGAGCTGCTTTTACTGCTTTTTTCC
Proteins encoded in this region:
- a CDS encoding DUF4387 domain-containing protein, with amino-acid sequence MTTLGEYSKVLRSKNSGPFEITLDVLFSKSDDYFHVKHSNKITGDAICRLYRLKAEQLKHIVFFDQALGFKITFFRSHSSGSVFDRDVYGAQQHAPLMDLEID
- a CDS encoding acyclic terpene utilization AtuA family protein, whose amino-acid sequence is MSKEIRILSPCGILGYGFPLESFQNGMKKKPHAIVVDAGSTDAGPHKLGAGVGIVSKRAAKKDLEILISAALDTHIPLIVGSAGGAGAKPHVEWTLDIIEEVLSNKKTRPKVGVIWADFDKSYISHAFNEGRMEKMSPNVPDLTHFSLTETHSIVAQMGHEPILEALHQECDLIICGRAFDPSPFAAVGIFHGMDAGLSYHLGKILECGALCAEPGTTKDCILGTVKENSFTVQAINPIRKCSTTSVAAHTFYEKDHPYLLHGPGFLLDLSQCEFKNAGEGLIEVSGSKYVPSKELPSEA
- a CDS encoding DUF421 domain-containing protein, whose protein sequence is MDFFHGQETLTSIQWILRAVFAFFFLALSAKVMGQRSIAQLRLLDFVIALIIGNIIAHPLSDEELGLKGSMITMTVLIILYAAGIFISLKWHAFRIFLDPPAFPLITNGKISYKNLKKARLTIDDLLSELRKQQIEDPEKVAAALFESDGRVSCFLKADHQTVTNLDLNLAPAPFDLPVTIIREGSINKKELQRFGKDEEWLITELKTVHQKKVNEILLAIMDQQGSLRVFLYS
- a CDS encoding YhdB family protein, which encodes METVDYDKALYYTHRSQWDNLLILMVRTKDDMLSKRIEQFLHAYNFENNYGEVEKKLYSLLRYIDHAVETGHELEDAEYAYLT
- a CDS encoding NADPH-dependent FMN reductase — protein: MKLLVINGSPRKKGRTRLASAFIAEKYGAAHIDLSVLNLPMFNGEEDQEKIEAVQELKNQVKAADGVILLSPEYHSGMSGALKNALDYLGSSHFAHKPVGLIAVAGGGKGGINALNNMRTVMRGVYANAIPKQLALDPICFDYENKKLLDDSAVLVAQLIEELKMYVEFYIQKQK
- a CDS encoding response regulator transcription factor, which encodes MGIRLLIADDHKVVRRGLHFFLSTQKDIEIVGEAEDGEEAVKMVRTLLPDVILMDLSMPIMNGVDATKEIRTFNEQIKIIILTSYADQDHVIPAIQAGASGYQLKDVEPDELVHTIREVLKGESKLHPKVTSHVMSHLMQTNQKDEKLLTPLTNRENDVLKEIAKGKSNKEIAASLYITEKTVKTHVSNILSKLSLSDRTQAALYAVKNGLDK
- a CDS encoding GAF domain-containing sensor histidine kinase, whose amino-acid sequence is MSNDEKRILELQTLKTIAETLNQSNDLEQMLDDVLKKLLHVTGLETGWIFLIDSDKQYRLAADQKLPPALETEHKKAMCSGDCWCIDKFADGRLNKAANIINCKRLEDAEQFEWGETNEITHHATVPLRTGNEKIGLLNVASPNKTHFSTEELALLEAVALQIGTAMKRMKLVENEQHLALIAERNRLAQDLHDSVNQLLFSIMLTARGSKEMTEDQQMKEMLSYVQDLSQKALSEMRALIWQLRPQGLENGIASALMNYAKVLGLELETDIQGVQTLPCDAEEALWRIGQEALNNCKKHAQIKTASIRIHRSKNEVIMTIKDQGAGFSYNEKLPLPSMGLQGMKNRVQKLNGTFQITAGINRGTEIEVKIPI
- a CDS encoding substrate-binding domain-containing protein, with amino-acid sequence MQVRKEWVIDSGYTVESASESIKGLFDSQERPSAVFATDDLKVMSIFRSAAQYGVSIPDELSIVDYSNSNFSPFLSPALTSSSASSLAV
- a CDS encoding SDR family NAD(P)-dependent oxidoreductase — protein: MLKNQTAIVTGASRGIRKEIAFQLSNQGMNLALVGSSDEIFQTAKELAEELVNAGDKNGEKFELL
- a CDS encoding phospho-sugar mutase → MSFEKSYQRWKSKTDLDSELRLLLSDLENNDKAREDCFYKNLEFGTGGMRGEIGPGINRMNMYTVRKASEGLALYIESFGEEAKKRGVAIAYDSRHKSPEFAMEAAKTLASHGIQTYVFEELRPTPELSFAVRYLNAFSGIVVTASHNPPEYNGYKVYGEDGGQLPPAEADEVIAKVNEIEDELSIQVKDEAELKAAGLIKMIGEEIDSAYTDKLVTISVNPQLSEEVDLNIVFTPLHGTANKPVRRGLDALGYKNVTVVSEQELPDPNFSTVKSPNPEEHAAFEYAIRDGKKTNADLLIATDPDADRLGIAVKNLEGEYVVLTGNQTGAILLHYLLSEKKEKGILPANGVVLKTIVTSEIGRDVAASFGLDTIDTLTGFKFIGEKINEYERTGQYTFQFGYEESYGYLIGDFARDKDAVQAAILAVEVAAYYKKQGKTLYEGLLEIFEQYGYYREGLESLTLKGKDGAEQIQSILTSFRSNPPQTMGDKKVVTIEDYKAGTRFNAEAKTTEEITLPSSNVLKYYLEDGSWFCLRPSGTEPKAKFYFGVTGETLADSEQKLEALTSALMKKVNELI
- a CDS encoding glycerol-3-phosphate dehydrogenase/oxidase, with amino-acid sequence MAFSSDKRQDILNKMTQETYDVFVIGGGITGSGIALDAASRGMKIGLVEMQDFAAGTSSRSTKLVHGGLRYLKQFEVKMVAEVGKERAIVYENGPHVTTPEWMLLPMHKGGTFGPFSTSIGLRVYDFLAAVKRGERRKMLSAKETLAKEPLVKKQGLKGGGYYVEYRTDDARLTIEVMKEAVRFGADAVNYAKAGGFIYEKGKVIGVHIVDTISGKTYDVYAKKIINAAGPWVDQLREMDKSKNGKSLQMTKGIHLVFDQSKFPLKQAIYFDTPDKRMVFAIPRDGKTYVGTTDTVYKEDPKNPRMTVKDRDYVIESINYMFPDLSIRAEDAESSWAGIRPLIHEDGKDPSEISRKDEIWTSETGLITIAGGKLTGYRKMAEHIIDHIVKDFKEAGLKDFGACKTRNMPISGGHVGGSSSLETFVKTKTEQGMSLGLTEMQAKHLSRRYGSNADALFERAETLKPFAEKYGLPIYILAEIDYAMTEEMTATPSDFFVRRTGAVYFDINWARTYQEPVTNYMADKLKWSPRQKQQHFDKLQTHLHDAVVPDEVRKAN